One window of Streptomyces sp. FIT100 genomic DNA carries:
- the fdxA gene encoding ferredoxin — MTYVIAQPCVDVKDKACIEECPVDCIYEGQRSLYIHPDECVDCGACEPVCPVEAIFYEDDTPEEWKDYYKANVEFFDELGSPGGASKLGLIERDHPFVAALPPQNG, encoded by the coding sequence GTGACCTACGTCATCGCGCAGCCTTGTGTCGACGTCAAGGACAAGGCATGCATCGAGGAGTGCCCCGTCGACTGCATCTACGAGGGCCAGCGGTCCTTGTACATCCACCCGGACGAGTGCGTCGACTGTGGTGCTTGTGAGCCGGTCTGCCCGGTCGAGGCGATCTTCTACGAGGACGACACTCCTGAGGAGTGGAAGGACTACTACAAGGCGAACGTCGAGTTCTTCGACGAGCTCGGTTCGCCCGGTGGCGCCTCCAAGCTGGGCCTGATCGAGCGCGACCACCCCTTCGTCGCCGCTCTGCCGCCGCAGAACGGCTGA
- a CDS encoding ATP-binding protein, whose translation MSLPLTRRIARAALLVAAGAAPVVGAAGSASAVDLAPTQNLGGGLTQVDGAVVGDTADTATRQASGLANEAGGTLVGGLPATSDTVRQAAGTGIPAAQDTAGDTAGSAATLLGDTTATATQHAAPSAESLTAGGIPDAGALLPTGTTLGR comes from the coding sequence ATGTCCCTCCCCCTGACCCGCCGGATCGCCCGTGCCGCGCTGCTCGTCGCAGCCGGTGCAGCTCCCGTGGTCGGTGCGGCCGGCTCCGCAAGTGCCGTGGACCTTGCGCCCACCCAGAACCTGGGCGGCGGCCTGACCCAGGTCGACGGCGCCGTCGTCGGCGACACCGCGGACACCGCCACGCGGCAGGCGTCCGGCCTGGCGAACGAGGCGGGTGGCACGCTCGTCGGCGGTCTGCCGGCCACGAGCGACACCGTCCGCCAGGCGGCCGGCACCGGTATCCCCGCCGCGCAGGACACGGCCGGCGACACGGCCGGCAGCGCCGCCACCCTGCTGGGCGACACCACCGCGACGGCGACCCAGCACGCCGCGCCGTCCGCCGAGTCGCTGACCGCCGGCGGCATCCCGGACGCGGGCGCGCTGCTGCCCACCGGCACGACGCTCGGCCGGTGA
- the pip gene encoding prolyl aminopeptidase yields the protein MDHLYPPIEPYETGMLDVGDGNLVYWEVCGNPEGKAALVVHGGPGSGCGTVARRHFDPDRYRIVLFDQRGCGSSTPHASDPSTDMSHNTTRHLIADMELLREHLDVGKWLLYGGSWGSTLILAYAEQHPERVSEIVITGVTTTRRSESDWLYRGVGRFFPEQWDRFLAGAPGTPRDGDLVAAYAALAGHADPAVRAKATADWCAWEDAVVSAETKGASNPYSDRPSAARLALVRICSHYFSHGAWLEEGALLRDAHRLAGIPGVLVHGRLDMAGPLHTAWELCRAWPDAELIVVEDSGHMGNDTARGHALAALNRFADGVSSASNAPRGPGV from the coding sequence GTGGATCACCTGTACCCGCCGATCGAACCCTACGAGACCGGGATGCTCGACGTCGGCGACGGCAACCTCGTGTACTGGGAAGTCTGCGGCAATCCCGAGGGCAAAGCCGCGCTCGTCGTCCACGGCGGACCGGGATCGGGGTGCGGGACCGTTGCGCGCAGGCACTTCGACCCGGACCGGTACCGGATCGTCCTGTTCGACCAGCGGGGATGCGGCAGCAGCACACCGCACGCGAGCGACCCCTCGACGGACATGAGCCACAACACCACCCGGCATCTGATCGCCGACATGGAGCTGCTGCGGGAGCACCTGGACGTCGGCAAATGGCTGCTGTACGGCGGCTCGTGGGGCTCCACGCTGATCCTGGCCTACGCCGAGCAGCACCCGGAGCGCGTCTCCGAGATCGTCATCACCGGCGTCACCACCACCCGCCGCTCCGAGAGCGACTGGCTCTACCGAGGCGTCGGCCGCTTCTTCCCCGAGCAGTGGGACCGTTTCCTCGCCGGCGCCCCCGGAACACCGCGCGACGGCGACCTCGTCGCGGCCTACGCCGCCCTGGCCGGGCACGCCGACCCCGCGGTCAGGGCCAAGGCCACGGCCGACTGGTGCGCCTGGGAGGACGCCGTCGTGTCCGCGGAGACGAAGGGCGCCTCCAACCCGTACAGCGACAGGCCCTCGGCGGCCCGACTCGCCCTGGTGCGCATCTGCTCCCACTACTTCTCCCACGGCGCATGGCTGGAAGAAGGCGCCCTGCTGCGCGACGCCCACCGCCTGGCGGGCATTCCGGGCGTGCTGGTCCACGGCCGGCTCGACATGGCCGGTCCGCTGCACACCGCCTGGGAGCTCTGCCGCGCCTGGCCCGATGCCGAGCTGATCGTCGTGGAGGACTCGGGGCACATGGGGAACGACACCGCACGCGGCCATGCGCTCGCGGCGCTGAACCGCTTTGCCGACGGCGTCAGTTCAGCATCGAACGCGCCGCGCGGGCCCGGCGTCTGA
- a CDS encoding DUF3117 domain-containing protein, producing MAAMKPRTGDGPLEVTKEGRGIVMRVPLEGGGRLVVELTPDEADALGDALKKVVG from the coding sequence ATGGCGGCCATGAAGCCGCGGACGGGCGACGGCCCGCTCGAGGTGACCAAGGAGGGGCGGGGCATCGTCATGCGCGTTCCGCTCGAAGGCGGCGGTCGGCTTGTCGTCGAGCTGACTCCGGACGAGGCCGACGCGCTCGGCGACGCCCTCAAGAAGGTCGTCGGCTGA
- a CDS encoding enoyl-CoA hydratase/isomerase family protein, with translation MADTVLYEVKDGLATITINRPEAMNAMNVEAKEALRDSVRAAAADASVRAVLLTATGRAFCVGQDLKEHIELLAADRESGSGATMNTVREHYNPIVRALTEMPKPVVAGVNGVAAGAGLGFALAADYRVVADTAKFTTSFAGVALTADSGVSWTLPRLVGASRAADLLLFPRSVSAQEAYDLGIANRLVPADELAAEAAAVARALAEGPTLAYAAIKESLAYGADHSLAETLEKEDELQTRAGASADHGIAVQAFLAKEKPTYLGR, from the coding sequence ATGGCCGACACCGTGCTGTACGAGGTGAAGGACGGACTCGCGACCATCACGATCAACCGGCCCGAGGCCATGAACGCGATGAACGTCGAGGCCAAGGAGGCACTGCGGGACAGCGTGCGGGCCGCGGCGGCGGATGCGTCCGTACGGGCGGTCCTGCTGACCGCGACGGGGCGCGCCTTCTGCGTGGGCCAGGACCTCAAGGAGCACATCGAGCTCCTCGCGGCCGACCGGGAGTCGGGCTCCGGGGCCACGATGAACACCGTGCGCGAGCACTACAACCCGATCGTGCGGGCCCTCACGGAGATGCCGAAGCCGGTCGTCGCCGGCGTCAACGGGGTCGCGGCGGGCGCCGGTCTCGGATTCGCACTGGCGGCGGACTACCGGGTGGTCGCCGACACGGCGAAGTTCACCACCTCGTTCGCCGGGGTGGCGCTGACCGCCGACTCGGGCGTCTCGTGGACGCTGCCCCGGCTGGTCGGTGCGAGCCGCGCCGCCGATCTGCTGCTCTTCCCCCGGTCGGTCTCCGCCCAGGAGGCGTACGACCTGGGCATCGCGAACCGGCTCGTGCCCGCCGACGAGCTCGCCGCCGAGGCCGCCGCCGTCGCCCGGGCCCTGGCGGAGGGTCCGACCCTCGCCTACGCGGCGATCAAGGAGTCCCTGGCCTACGGGGCCGACCACTCGCTCGCGGAGACGCTGGAGAAGGAGGACGAGCTCCAGACCCGGGCCGGCGCTTCGGCGGACCACGGGATCGCGGTCCAGGCGTTCCTGGCCAAGGAGAAGCCGACGTACCTGGGGCGCTGA
- the dapE gene encoding succinyl-diaminopimelate desuccinylase codes for MSDTALDLTLDGPALTARLVDFPSVSGNEKALADAIEEALRALPHLRVDRHGNNVVARTDLGRAERVVLAGHIDTVPIADNVPSRLDENGILWGCGTSDMKSGVAVQLRIAATVPEPNRDLTFVFYDNEEVAAHLNGLGHVADAHPDWLKGDFAVLLEPSDGQVEGGCQGTLRVHLRTAGERAHSARSWMGSNAIHAVGPILARLADYEPRRPVIDGLEYHEGLNAVGIEGGVATNVIPDECTVVVNYRYAPDRSMAEAEAHVREVFADCGVAEFIVDDHTGGALPGLSHPAAAAFMAAVGGTAQPKFGWTDVSRFSALGVPAVNYGPGDPIFAHKRDEHVAVDKITHCERRLRDWLTS; via the coding sequence ATGTCCGACACCGCGCTCGATCTCACCCTGGACGGCCCGGCGCTGACCGCCCGGCTCGTCGACTTCCCCTCCGTCAGCGGCAATGAGAAGGCCCTCGCCGACGCGATCGAGGAGGCGCTGCGCGCCCTGCCGCACCTCAGGGTCGACCGGCACGGCAACAACGTCGTCGCCCGCACCGACCTGGGGCGCGCCGAGCGGGTCGTCCTCGCCGGGCACATCGACACGGTGCCGATCGCCGACAACGTCCCCTCCCGGCTGGACGAGAACGGCATCCTGTGGGGCTGCGGCACCTCGGACATGAAGTCGGGCGTCGCCGTCCAGCTGAGGATCGCCGCGACCGTCCCTGAACCCAACCGCGACCTCACCTTCGTCTTCTACGACAACGAAGAGGTCGCTGCACACCTCAACGGTCTCGGGCATGTGGCCGACGCCCACCCCGACTGGCTGAAGGGTGACTTCGCCGTCCTGCTGGAGCCGTCCGACGGACAGGTCGAAGGCGGCTGCCAGGGCACGCTCCGCGTTCATCTCCGTACGGCCGGTGAGCGCGCACACTCCGCGCGCAGCTGGATGGGCTCCAACGCCATTCACGCGGTCGGCCCGATCCTCGCCCGTCTGGCCGACTACGAGCCGCGCCGCCCGGTGATCGACGGGCTCGAGTACCACGAGGGGCTCAACGCCGTCGGTATCGAGGGCGGCGTCGCCACGAACGTCATCCCCGACGAGTGCACCGTCGTGGTCAACTACCGCTACGCGCCGGACCGCAGCATGGCGGAGGCGGAGGCCCACGTCCGCGAGGTCTTCGCGGACTGCGGAGTCGCCGAGTTCATCGTGGACGACCACACGGGCGGGGCGTTGCCCGGGCTGTCGCACCCGGCGGCGGCCGCGTTCATGGCGGCGGTCGGCGGCACGGCGCAGCCGAAGTTCGGCTGGACCGACGTCTCACGGTTCAGCGCGCTCGGGGTCCCCGCCGTGAACTACGGACCCGGCGACCCCATCTTCGCCCACAAGCGGGACGAGCACGTCGCCGTCGACAAGATCACGCACTGCGAGCGGCGGCTCCGGGACTGGCTCACCTCGTAG
- the folP gene encoding dihydropteroate synthase: protein MRSGTLRLGRREFDAHEPVIMAIVNRTPDSFYDQGATFRDEPALARVEQAVSEGAAIIDIGGVKAGPGEEVTAQEEARRTVGFVAEVRRRFPDVVISVDTWRHDVGAAVCEAGADLLNDAWGGVDPKLAEVAARYGVGLVCTHAGGAEPRTRPHRIAYDDVMADILRVTKGLAERAAELGVRRDAILIDPGHDFGKNTRHSLEATRRLGEMAETGWPVLVSLSNKDFVGETLDRPVKERVIGTLATTAVSAWLGARVYRVHEVAETRQVLDMVASIAGHRAPAVARRGLA, encoded by the coding sequence ATGCGCAGCGGGACTCTGCGGCTGGGACGACGCGAATTCGACGCGCACGAGCCGGTGATCATGGCGATCGTGAACCGGACCCCGGACTCCTTCTACGACCAGGGCGCGACGTTCCGCGACGAGCCCGCACTCGCCCGCGTCGAGCAGGCGGTGTCGGAGGGCGCCGCCATCATCGACATCGGCGGCGTGAAGGCGGGACCCGGCGAGGAGGTGACCGCCCAGGAGGAGGCACGCCGCACGGTCGGCTTCGTCGCCGAGGTGCGCCGGCGCTTCCCGGACGTGGTGATCAGCGTCGACACCTGGCGGCACGACGTGGGCGCGGCCGTCTGCGAGGCGGGCGCGGACCTGCTGAACGACGCGTGGGGCGGCGTCGATCCGAAGCTGGCCGAGGTGGCGGCGCGGTACGGGGTGGGCCTGGTGTGCACGCACGCGGGCGGCGCCGAGCCGCGCACGCGCCCGCACCGGATCGCCTACGACGACGTCATGGCGGACATCCTGCGGGTGACGAAGGGGCTGGCCGAGCGGGCGGCGGAGCTGGGGGTGCGCCGCGACGCGATCCTGATCGACCCGGGTCATGACTTCGGGAAGAACACCCGGCACTCGCTGGAGGCGACCCGGCGGCTCGGTGAGATGGCCGAGACGGGCTGGCCGGTGCTGGTCTCCCTGTCGAACAAGGACTTCGTCGGCGAGACGCTCGACCGGCCGGTGAAGGAACGGGTCATCGGCACGCTCGCGACGACCGCGGTGTCGGCGTGGCTGGGGGCGCGGGTGTACCGCGTGCACGAGGTGGCCGAGACCCGCCAGGTGCTGGACATGGTGGCGTCCATCGCGGGCCACCGCGCCCCGGCGGTGGCCCGTCGCGGCCTGGCCTGA
- a CDS encoding O-methyltransferase: MRQLRGQESVITANRQTSWAFADAFVAEDEALRWARERSREAALPSVSPGTGAALRLLAATADAKAVAEIGTGTGVSGIYLLQGMRPDGVLTTVDPEPERQQFARQAFRAAGFAGNRARFIPGRALDVLPRLADGGYDLVFCDGDRLESLDYLAESLRLLRPGGLVCFEGVFFDGRTVDSAAQPAEVLRVRELLRAVRESQGLLPSLLPVGDGLLCAVRRG; the protein is encoded by the coding sequence TTGCGCCAACTACGGGGACAGGAGAGCGTCATTACCGCCAACCGGCAGACGAGCTGGGCGTTCGCCGACGCCTTTGTCGCCGAGGACGAAGCACTGCGCTGGGCCCGCGAGCGGTCCCGGGAAGCAGCGCTGCCCTCGGTGTCGCCAGGAACCGGCGCCGCGCTGCGACTGCTGGCCGCGACGGCGGACGCCAAGGCGGTGGCGGAGATCGGCACCGGCACGGGTGTCTCCGGGATCTATCTGCTGCAGGGCATGCGGCCCGACGGCGTGCTGACGACCGTCGACCCGGAGCCGGAGCGCCAGCAGTTCGCACGGCAGGCGTTCCGCGCCGCCGGGTTCGCGGGGAACCGGGCGCGCTTCATCCCCGGGCGCGCCCTCGACGTACTGCCCCGGCTCGCGGACGGGGGGTACGACCTCGTCTTCTGCGACGGTGACCGGCTGGAGTCCCTGGACTATCTCGCTGAATCGTTGCGCCTGCTGCGGCCCGGTGGGCTCGTCTGCTTCGAGGGCGTCTTCTTCGACGGCCGCACGGTCGATTCGGCGGCCCAGCCCGCGGAGGTGCTGCGGGTGCGCGAGCTGCTGCGGGCGGTGCGGGAGAGCCAGGGGCTGCTGCCGTCACTGCTGCCGGTGGGCGACGGCCTGCTGTGCGCGGTACGCCGAGGCTGA
- the dapC gene encoding succinyldiaminopimelate transaminase yields the protein MSAVSSRLPVFPWDKLEPYKATAAAHPDGIVDLSVGTPVDPVPALIRQALVAAADSPGYPTVWGTAALRDAIVGWCERRLGAVSFTHTNVLPVVGSKELVAWLPTQLGLGPGDKVAYPRLAYPTYEVGARLCGATPVVYDTEAFAADAAGAGLDPSGLKLLWLNSPSNPTGRVIAKDELTRIVAWAREHGVLVFSDECYLELGWEAEPVSVLHPDVCGGTYEGIVSVHSLSKRSNLAGYRAAFIAGDAAVLGELLQIRKHGGMMTPAPVQAATVAALGDDVHVAEQRARYAARREALREALLKHGFRIEHSEASLYLWATRGEPCWETVGHMAELGVLVAPGDFYGAAGERFVRVAFTATDERVEAAVKRLG from the coding sequence GTGAGTGCAGTCTCTTCGCGCCTCCCCGTCTTCCCGTGGGACAAGCTGGAGCCGTACAAGGCGACCGCTGCCGCCCACCCGGACGGCATCGTGGACCTGTCCGTCGGCACCCCCGTCGACCCGGTCCCTGCCCTGATCCGGCAGGCCCTCGTCGCGGCCGCGGACTCGCCGGGCTATCCGACGGTGTGGGGGACCGCCGCGCTGCGTGACGCGATCGTCGGCTGGTGCGAGCGCAGGCTCGGCGCGGTGTCCTTCACGCACACGAACGTGCTGCCGGTGGTGGGCTCCAAGGAACTGGTCGCCTGGCTGCCGACCCAGCTGGGCCTGGGGCCCGGCGACAAGGTCGCCTATCCGCGGCTGGCGTACCCCACGTACGAGGTCGGCGCCCGACTGTGCGGGGCGACGCCCGTCGTGTACGACACGGAGGCATTCGCTGCTGACGCCGCGGGCGCCGGGCTCGACCCCTCCGGGCTGAAGCTGCTCTGGCTGAACTCCCCGTCGAACCCGACCGGTCGGGTCATCGCCAAGGACGAGCTGACCCGGATCGTGGCCTGGGCGCGCGAGCACGGTGTGCTCGTCTTCAGCGACGAGTGCTACCTGGAGCTGGGCTGGGAGGCCGAGCCCGTCTCCGTCCTGCACCCGGACGTCTGCGGTGGCACGTACGAGGGCATCGTGTCCGTCCACTCGCTCTCCAAGCGCTCGAACCTGGCGGGGTACCGCGCCGCGTTCATCGCGGGGGACGCGGCCGTGCTGGGCGAGCTGCTCCAGATCCGCAAGCACGGCGGCATGATGACGCCCGCACCGGTGCAGGCGGCGACGGTCGCGGCGCTCGGCGACGACGTGCATGTGGCGGAGCAGCGGGCGCGGTACGCGGCGCGGCGGGAGGCCCTCCGTGAGGCGCTGCTGAAGCACGGCTTCCGGATCGAGCACAGCGAGGCGAGCCTCTATCTGTGGGCGACCCGCGGCGAGCCCTGCTGGGAGACCGTCGGGCACATGGCCGAGCTGGGCGTTCTCGTGGCCCCGGGGGACTTCTACGGGGCTGCGGGCGAGCGGTTCGTGCGGGTGGCCTTCACGGCGACGGACGAGCGCGTGGAGGCGGCGGTGAAGCGCCTCGGCTGA
- a CDS encoding GNAT family N-acetyltransferase → MEFTAGGRLEVRITPSDVGKRVSVRRRAEPGTGSETFTDTVGVLTSWDDAVLLITRRTGETVRIPESSLVAGKVVPSAPARRRGPAAPYEELARVSARAWQPVESEPLGDWLLRASSGFTRRANSALPLGDPGLPLDEALTRVREWYAERELPAYVQTATGAADTQEALCAELERHGWEREVSAELRIGALAPVGDLDADVERVRLGRSVDEAWLRRYQRSAAPGPGPGPGPHMVQVLSSGPSVWFATIPGASEVPAAIGRCVVDGRWAGFMAVEVDPASRRQGLATAVMTALARRALDEGASAAWLQVESDNDAARALYEGMGFAVHHHYHHFRHPLRYSRSS, encoded by the coding sequence GTGGAATTCACTGCGGGCGGACGTCTGGAGGTCCGAATCACCCCGTCTGACGTGGGAAAACGTGTTTCGGTACGCCGACGCGCCGAACCCGGGACCGGGTCGGAAACGTTCACGGACACGGTCGGCGTTCTCACATCCTGGGACGATGCTGTGCTGCTGATCACACGAAGGACCGGGGAAACCGTCCGCATCCCGGAATCGTCGCTGGTCGCGGGCAAGGTTGTGCCCTCCGCGCCGGCCCGCAGACGCGGTCCCGCGGCCCCCTACGAGGAGCTGGCGCGGGTGTCGGCCCGGGCCTGGCAGCCGGTGGAGAGCGAGCCGCTCGGCGACTGGCTGCTGCGCGCGTCGTCCGGCTTCACCCGGCGGGCGAACTCGGCGCTGCCGCTCGGGGACCCGGGGCTGCCGCTGGACGAGGCCCTGACACGGGTCCGGGAGTGGTACGCGGAGCGCGAGCTTCCGGCGTACGTCCAGACCGCGACGGGGGCGGCGGACACGCAGGAGGCGCTCTGCGCGGAGCTGGAACGGCACGGCTGGGAGCGGGAGGTGTCGGCTGAGCTGCGCATCGGCGCGCTCGCGCCCGTCGGCGACCTGGACGCGGACGTGGAGCGGGTGCGGCTGGGGCGGTCCGTCGACGAGGCGTGGCTACGGCGCTACCAGCGGTCCGCTGCCCCTGGCCCTGGCCCTGGCCCTGGCCCTCATATGGTGCAGGTCCTGTCCAGCGGCCCGTCCGTGTGGTTCGCGACCATACCTGGCGCATCGGAGGTCCCCGCGGCGATCGGCCGTTGTGTGGTGGACGGCCGCTGGGCGGGCTTCATGGCGGTGGAGGTGGACCCCGCGTCCCGCAGGCAGGGCCTGGCGACAGCCGTGATGACGGCGCTTGCGCGCCGCGCCCTGGACGAGGGGGCCTCGGCCGCCTGGCTCCAGGTCGAGTCGGACAACGACGCGGCGCGGGCGCTGTACGAGGGGATGGGCTTCGCCGTCCATCACCACTACCACCATTTCCGGCACCCCCTCCGCTACTCCCGATCTTCCTGA
- a CDS encoding TIGR00730 family Rossman fold protein: MGSPEEARRPEEQRLGPVVRRREQIQPGTTDQRLLDTEGDSEWVHTDPWRVMRIQSEFVEGFGALAELPSAISVFGSARTAPGSSEYDAGIRIGRALADAGFAVITGGGPGAMEAANKGAREAKGISVGLGIELPFEQGLNPHVDIGVNFRYFFVRKTMFVKYAQGFVVLPGGLGTLDELFEALTLVQTRKVTRFPIVLFGTAYWSGLVDWLRDTVVAQGKASQRDLLLFHVTDDVDEAVALVTKETGPPAPVSFEGYEA; the protein is encoded by the coding sequence ATGGGCAGTCCCGAGGAAGCACGGCGGCCGGAGGAGCAGCGACTGGGCCCGGTGGTCCGCCGCAGGGAGCAGATCCAGCCCGGCACCACGGACCAGCGCCTGCTGGACACCGAGGGCGACTCCGAGTGGGTGCACACCGATCCCTGGCGGGTCATGCGCATCCAGTCGGAGTTCGTGGAGGGTTTCGGCGCCCTCGCCGAACTGCCCAGCGCCATCAGCGTCTTCGGCTCCGCGCGCACCGCTCCCGGCAGCTCGGAGTACGACGCGGGCATCCGCATCGGCAGGGCGCTCGCCGATGCCGGCTTCGCCGTGATCACCGGTGGCGGACCGGGCGCGATGGAAGCGGCCAACAAGGGCGCGCGCGAGGCCAAGGGCATCTCCGTCGGGCTCGGCATCGAGCTGCCGTTCGAGCAGGGGCTGAACCCGCACGTCGACATCGGCGTGAACTTCCGCTACTTCTTCGTCCGCAAGACGATGTTCGTGAAGTACGCGCAGGGCTTCGTCGTGCTCCCCGGCGGCCTCGGCACCCTGGACGAGCTCTTCGAGGCCCTCACGCTCGTCCAGACCCGCAAGGTCACCCGCTTCCCGATCGTGCTCTTCGGCACGGCGTACTGGTCCGGCCTCGTCGACTGGCTGCGTGACACGGTCGTCGCGCAGGGCAAGGCGTCCCAGCGCGACCTGCTGCTCTTCCACGTGACGGACGACGTGGACGAGGCGGTCGCCCTGGTCACCAAGGAGACCGGCCCGCCGGCCCCGGTCTCCTTCGAGGGCTACGAGGCATAG
- a CDS encoding transglutaminase-like domain-containing protein translates to MHPPHHPEATRWRRRFAEEARSERPDLATLCLLVGAEADPALDEAGLDAAQIELDRLAGLLPYGAGEPESWVAALAALLGERCGFRGTPGCYQRLESSLLHEVLRRRRGLPILLSVVWLEVARRAGAPVYGIALPGHFVVGFGDPGRPVLADPFAGGSLLTGADAELLVVGATGAPLDPSMLVPATPLQIVLRILNNIRAWSAARPERSDVALWAIDLSLLLPSHPARLRFERAQLLVQRGDFLTGASEMDAYADILAAVEPATAATIRRRARAARSMLN, encoded by the coding sequence ATGCACCCCCCACACCACCCGGAGGCCACGCGGTGGAGGCGCCGGTTCGCCGAGGAGGCCCGCTCCGAACGGCCCGACCTCGCGACGCTGTGCCTGCTGGTGGGTGCGGAGGCCGACCCGGCACTGGACGAGGCGGGCCTGGACGCCGCCCAGATCGAACTGGACCGGCTTGCGGGGCTGCTGCCGTACGGCGCCGGGGAGCCGGAGTCCTGGGTCGCGGCCCTGGCCGCGCTCCTCGGCGAGCGCTGCGGCTTCCGCGGCACGCCCGGCTGCTACCAGCGCCTGGAGTCCTCCCTGCTCCACGAGGTGCTCCGGCGCCGCCGTGGGCTGCCCATCCTGCTCTCCGTCGTCTGGCTGGAGGTCGCCCGCCGGGCCGGTGCTCCCGTCTACGGCATCGCCCTCCCGGGCCACTTCGTCGTCGGCTTCGGCGACCCCGGGCGCCCGGTGCTGGCCGACCCCTTCGCGGGCGGCAGCCTGCTGACGGGCGCGGACGCCGAGCTCCTCGTCGTGGGCGCGACAGGCGCGCCTCTCGACCCCTCGATGCTGGTCCCGGCGACCCCGCTGCAGATCGTCCTGCGCATCCTCAACAACATCCGCGCCTGGTCCGCCGCGCGCCCGGAGCGCTCGGACGTCGCCCTGTGGGCGATCGACCTCTCCCTCCTCCTCCCCTCCCACCCCGCCCGCCTCCGCTTCGAGCGCGCCCAGCTGCTGGTGCAGCGCGGCGACTTCCTCACGGGGGCTTCGGAGATGGACGCGTACGCCGACATCCTCGCGGCGGTGGAACCCGCGACGGCCGCGACGATCAGACGCCGGGCCCGCGCGGCGCGTTCGATGCTGAACTGA
- a CDS encoding DNA-3-methyladenine glycosylase I: protein MSSSAIAGPDGRLRCPWGLSTEDYVAYHDEEWGRPVHGDDALFERLSLEAFQSGLSWITILRRRHTFRLAFADFKIAAVAAFSDADKERLLADPGIIRNRAKIEATLANARVLAEWPAGELDTLIWSYAPDAATRPAPRVLADVPAVTDESTALSKALKKRGLRFIGPTTAYALMQACGLVDDHLADCVARRAVAS from the coding sequence ATGAGCAGCAGTGCGATCGCCGGCCCGGACGGGCGGCTCCGCTGCCCCTGGGGCCTGTCGACCGAGGACTACGTGGCGTACCACGACGAGGAGTGGGGCCGCCCGGTCCACGGCGACGACGCCCTGTTCGAGCGGCTCAGCCTGGAGGCGTTCCAGTCCGGGCTGTCGTGGATCACGATCCTGCGCCGCCGCCACACCTTCCGGCTGGCCTTCGCCGACTTCAAGATCGCGGCGGTCGCGGCGTTCAGCGACGCCGACAAGGAGCGCCTGCTCGCCGATCCGGGGATCATCCGCAACCGCGCCAAGATCGAGGCGACCCTCGCCAACGCCCGGGTGCTCGCGGAGTGGCCGGCCGGGGAGCTGGACACGCTGATCTGGTCGTACGCACCGGACGCGGCCACCCGCCCGGCGCCGCGCGTCCTCGCGGACGTCCCGGCGGTCACGGACGAGTCCACCGCCCTGTCGAAGGCCCTGAAGAAGCGCGGCCTGCGCTTCATCGGCCCCACGACGGCGTACGCGCTGATGCAGGCGTGCGGACTCGTGGACGACCACCTGGCGGACTGCGTCGCCCGCCGGGCGGTCGCCTCCTGA
- a CDS encoding DivIVA domain-containing protein: MFWFLLIAMVVVVAAVTLAVVGGGESAVLTEAAPERLVDPLPVTRPVGRADVEALRLPVTPRGYRMADVDDVLDRLGAELAERDARIAELEAALAGRQAREVGPPELFDDRPGGLFEKRPGGAVDERPFQGPARSSAEGPDDERGHEHEHEREHGHDGEYGPEQEQEQEQEQEQEQEQER; the protein is encoded by the coding sequence GTGTTCTGGTTCTTGCTGATCGCGATGGTCGTGGTGGTCGCCGCGGTCACCCTCGCGGTGGTCGGCGGCGGTGAGAGCGCGGTTCTGACGGAAGCGGCGCCGGAGCGGCTGGTGGACCCGCTGCCGGTGACGCGCCCGGTGGGCCGCGCCGATGTCGAGGCGCTGCGGCTGCCGGTCACGCCGAGGGGCTATCGCATGGCGGACGTCGACGATGTGCTCGATCGGCTCGGCGCGGAGCTCGCGGAGCGGGACGCGAGGATCGCCGAATTGGAGGCGGCGCTGGCCGGGCGGCAGGCGAGGGAGGTCGGCCCGCCGGAGCTGTTCGACGACCGCCCGGGCGGTCTCTTCGAGAAGCGGCCGGGAGGGGCGGTCGACGAGCGGCCTTTCCAGGGCCCGGCCCGGAGCTCCGCCGAGGGCCCCGATGACGAGCGCGGACACGAGCACGAGCACGAGCGCGAGCACGGGCACGACGGCGAGTACGGCCCCGAGCAGGAGCAGGAGCAGGAGCAGGAGCAGGAGCAGGAGCAGGAGCAGGAGCGATGA